One Streptomyces coeruleorubidus DNA segment encodes these proteins:
- a CDS encoding RNA polymerase sigma factor, which yields MLGDDAELTAAVRAAQDGDETAFRTVYRAVHPRLLGYVRTLVGDPDAEDVTSEAWLQIARDLERFTGDADRFRGWAARIARNRALDHIRMRGRRPAIGGDETELTGRAAESDTADEAIEALATDGTFSLISRLPQDQAEAVVLRVVVGLDAKTAAETLGKRPGAVRTAAHRGLKRLAELLGDDPEADPESAGVLDALPPQREPRGGAMASARVTHSVARTQKDV from the coding sequence GTGCTGGGGGACGACGCGGAGCTGACCGCCGCGGTGCGTGCGGCACAGGACGGAGACGAAACCGCGTTCCGGACTGTGTACCGGGCCGTGCACCCGCGGCTGCTCGGGTATGTACGGACGCTGGTCGGCGACCCCGACGCCGAGGACGTGACGTCCGAGGCCTGGTTGCAGATCGCCCGGGACCTGGAGCGGTTCACCGGTGACGCGGACCGCTTCCGCGGCTGGGCCGCCCGTATCGCCCGCAACCGCGCGCTGGACCACATACGCATGCGCGGACGCCGCCCCGCGATCGGCGGCGACGAGACGGAACTGACCGGCCGGGCCGCCGAGTCCGACACCGCCGACGAGGCCATCGAGGCGCTCGCCACCGACGGCACGTTCTCCCTGATCTCCCGGCTGCCGCAGGACCAGGCCGAGGCGGTCGTGCTCCGGGTGGTCGTGGGGCTCGACGCGAAGACCGCCGCGGAGACCCTCGGCAAGCGACCGGGTGCCGTCCGTACCGCGGCCCACCGCGGCCTGAAGCGGCTCGCCGAACTGCTCGGCGACGATCCGGAGGCCGATCCGGAATCGGCCGGGGTGCTCGACGCCCTGCCGCCCCAGCGAGAACCGCGCGGCGGTGCCATGGCGTCCGCACGTGTGACGCACAGCGTCGCGCGGACGCAGAAGGATGTGTGA
- the leuE gene encoding leucine efflux protein LeuE, whose amino-acid sequence MFGVIDLPTYLAGLVLIVLLPGPNSLYVLSVAARRGVRAGYTAAAGVWCGDTVLMTLSAAGVASLLQANAVLFGIVKYAGAGYLTWLALGMLRAAWGMWRTRREKAVDATPDAVTDERPYRRAFVISLLNPKAILFFVAFFVQFVDPGYAHPALSFVVLGAFAQLASFLYLSALIFSGTRLASAFRRRRRLSAGATSAAGALFLGFAVKLSVASA is encoded by the coding sequence ATGTTCGGTGTCATCGACCTTCCCACGTATTTGGCAGGACTCGTCCTGATCGTCCTGCTCCCCGGGCCCAACTCCCTGTACGTCCTGTCCGTCGCAGCCCGGCGCGGAGTGCGGGCCGGATACACCGCGGCGGCCGGAGTCTGGTGCGGGGACACCGTGCTGATGACGCTGTCGGCGGCCGGGGTCGCGTCCCTGTTGCAGGCCAATGCCGTGCTGTTCGGGATCGTGAAGTACGCCGGGGCCGGGTATCTGACGTGGCTGGCGCTCGGGATGCTGCGGGCGGCGTGGGGGATGTGGCGGACTCGGCGGGAGAAGGCCGTCGACGCGACGCCGGACGCCGTCACCGACGAGCGGCCCTACCGCCGTGCCTTCGTCATCAGTCTCCTCAACCCCAAGGCGATCCTGTTCTTCGTCGCCTTCTTCGTGCAGTTCGTCGACCCCGGGTACGCCCACCCGGCGCTGTCGTTCGTCGTCCTCGGGGCGTTCGCGCAGCTCGCGAGCTTCCTGTACCTCAGTGCGCTGATCTTCAGCGGGACGAGGCTGGCGAGTGCCTTCCGGCGGCGTCGGCGGTTGTCCGCGGGGGCGACCTCGGCGGCGGGCGCGTTGTTCCTCGGGTTCGCGGTGAAGTTGTCCGTCGCGAGTGCGTGA
- a CDS encoding L,D-transpeptidase family protein: MGRAAIAVAVAGAAVLAGCSVQAPDGDGKRRSPVHIELPGDTPSPARSPDGDGGGPGTAPAAPPGDDKPSAAPVPPRVLWSRGHTGRDVRELQARLRQVAWLFDGPTGTYDESTERAVSGFQGKRGLPRTGRTDTVTWQRLLRMTREPGTWELYLMGGQPADPPDPRCTTGRVLCIDKTSRTLRWMIDGRTVSTMAVRFGSRGTPTREGVFSIYWKSRDHVSTLYDSPMPYAMFFSGGQAVHYSPDFAARGYAGASHGCVNVRDEGAIAQLYAQVRDGDKVVVSW, from the coding sequence ATGGGGAGAGCAGCGATCGCAGTGGCGGTCGCCGGGGCGGCCGTGCTGGCCGGCTGCAGCGTGCAGGCCCCCGACGGCGACGGGAAGCGCCGCTCACCGGTGCACATCGAGTTACCCGGCGACACCCCGTCCCCGGCCCGCAGCCCCGACGGCGACGGCGGCGGACCGGGCACCGCTCCCGCGGCCCCGCCCGGCGACGACAAGCCGAGCGCCGCTCCCGTCCCGCCCCGCGTGCTGTGGTCCCGCGGTCACACCGGCCGGGACGTCCGCGAGCTCCAGGCCCGGCTGCGGCAGGTCGCCTGGCTCTTCGACGGGCCGACCGGGACGTACGACGAGTCGACGGAGCGGGCGGTCAGCGGCTTCCAGGGCAAGCGGGGGCTGCCGCGCACCGGGCGGACCGACACCGTCACCTGGCAGCGGCTGCTGCGGATGACCCGCGAGCCGGGCACCTGGGAGCTGTACCTCATGGGCGGCCAGCCGGCCGATCCGCCCGATCCGCGCTGCACGACCGGGCGGGTGCTGTGCATCGACAAGACCAGCAGGACGCTGCGCTGGATGATCGACGGCCGGACCGTGTCGACGATGGCGGTCCGCTTCGGCTCACGCGGCACACCGACCCGGGAGGGTGTGTTCTCCATCTACTGGAAGTCCCGCGACCATGTGTCGACGCTCTACGACTCGCCCATGCCCTACGCGATGTTCTTCAGCGGCGGCCAGGCCGTGCACTACTCCCCCGACTTCGCGGCCCGGGGCTACGCGGGCGCCTCGCACGGCTGCGTCAACGTACGGGACGAGGGGGCGATCGCCCAGCTGTACGCGCAGGTCCGCGACGGCGACAAGGTCGTCGTGTCCTGGTGA
- a CDS encoding acyl-CoA mutase large subunit family protein: protein MTRESESGLPIEPVYGPDDLRDWDPAQKLGEPGAYPFTRGVYPTMYTGRPWTMRQYAGFGTAAESNARYRQLIAHGTTGLSVAFDLPTQMGHDSDAPLAHGEVGKVGVAIDSIDDMRVLFGGIPLDQVSTSMTINAPAALLLLLYQLVAQEQGVSADRLTGTIQNDVLKEYIARGTYIFPPKPSLRLTADIFKYCQAEIPKWNTISISGYHMAEAGASPVQEIAFTLADGIEYVRTAVAAGMDVDDFAPRLSFFFVARTTLLEEVAKFRAARRIWARVMKEEFGAENPKSLMLRFHTQTAGVQLTAQQPEVNLVRVSVQALAAVLGGTQSLHTNSFDEAIALPTDKSARLALRTQQVLAHETDVTATVDPFAGSYVVERMTDEVEAAALELMAEVEALGGAVDAIERGFQKNEIERSAYRIAQQTDSGERVVVGVNRFQLDEEEPYVPLRVDPAIEARQAERLARLRAERDQPAVDTALAALKKTAEGEDNVLYPMKDALRARATVGEVCNALREVWGAYVPADAF from the coding sequence ATGACGCGCGAGTCGGAGTCGGGACTGCCCATCGAACCGGTCTACGGGCCGGACGACCTGCGGGACTGGGACCCGGCACAGAAGCTGGGGGAGCCGGGGGCGTACCCCTTCACCCGTGGCGTGTACCCGACCATGTACACCGGCCGGCCCTGGACGATGCGCCAATATGCGGGCTTCGGCACGGCCGCCGAGTCCAACGCCCGCTACCGGCAGCTGATCGCCCACGGCACGACGGGCCTGTCGGTCGCCTTCGACCTGCCCACCCAGATGGGCCACGACTCCGACGCCCCGCTCGCGCACGGCGAGGTCGGCAAGGTGGGCGTCGCCATCGACTCGATCGACGACATGCGGGTGCTGTTCGGCGGCATCCCGCTGGACCAGGTCTCGACGTCGATGACGATCAACGCCCCCGCGGCCCTGCTGCTGCTCCTCTACCAACTGGTCGCACAGGAGCAGGGCGTCAGCGCCGACCGGCTCACCGGCACGATCCAGAACGACGTGCTGAAGGAGTACATCGCCCGCGGCACGTACATCTTCCCGCCGAAGCCCTCGCTGCGCCTGACCGCGGACATCTTCAAGTACTGCCAGGCCGAGATCCCGAAGTGGAACACGATCTCGATCTCCGGTTACCACATGGCCGAGGCGGGCGCGAGCCCGGTGCAGGAGATCGCCTTCACCCTCGCCGACGGCATCGAGTACGTCCGCACGGCGGTGGCGGCCGGCATGGACGTCGACGACTTCGCGCCGCGCCTGTCCTTCTTCTTCGTCGCCCGTACGACGCTCCTGGAGGAGGTCGCCAAGTTCCGCGCCGCGCGCCGGATCTGGGCGCGGGTGATGAAGGAGGAGTTCGGCGCCGAGAACCCCAAGTCGCTGATGCTGCGCTTCCACACGCAGACGGCGGGCGTCCAGCTGACGGCCCAGCAGCCGGAGGTGAACCTGGTCCGCGTCTCCGTCCAGGCCCTGGCCGCGGTCCTGGGCGGCACCCAGTCCCTGCACACCAACTCCTTCGACGAGGCGATCGCGCTGCCCACGGACAAGTCCGCGCGCCTTGCCCTGCGCACCCAGCAGGTCCTCGCCCACGAGACGGACGTGACGGCGACCGTCGACCCCTTCGCGGGCTCCTACGTCGTCGAGAGGATGACGGACGAAGTCGAGGCCGCGGCCCTCGAGCTGATGGCCGAGGTGGAGGCGCTGGGCGGCGCGGTCGACGCCATCGAGCGCGGCTTCCAGAAGAACGAGATCGAGCGCAGCGCCTACCGCATCGCCCAGCAGACCGACTCCGGCGAGCGGGTCGTGGTCGGCGTCAACCGCTTCCAGCTCGACGAGGAGGAGCCGTACGTGCCCCTGCGCGTCGACCCGGCCATCGAGGCCCGGCAGGCCGAACGCCTGGCCAGGCTCCGCGCGGAACGCGACCAGCCGGCGGTGGACACGGCCCTGGCCGCCCTGAAGAAGACCGCCGAGGGCGAGGACAACGTCCTGTACCCGATGAAGGACGCCCTGCGCGCCCGTGCCACGGTCGGCGAGGTGTGCAACGCCCTGCGGGAGGTGTGGGGGGCGTACGTTCCGGCCGACGCGTTCTAG